In Desulfosediminicola ganghwensis, a single window of DNA contains:
- a CDS encoding PEP-CTERM sorting domain-containing protein produces the protein MLKKTLIVAVVGGALIGTNVYADSLIGDIDTTDLTMYSSCSPIGWDGNDINPMDLNNNSLAAEENWVEALLGLEYDDPDLDFVAKIANIYPETNVLTGYDPGLTDNWDYYIVKTGKISYAMQDDGDGLVTWNGADFDMQNAVSHLSFLSLEKTEPIPEPATILLMGAGMAALVTRRRKKR, from the coding sequence GTGTTGAAAAAAACACTGATTGTAGCAGTGGTTGGGGGAGCGTTGATCGGCACGAATGTTTATGCCGACTCGCTTATAGGCGATATTGATACGACAGATTTGACTATGTACTCATCCTGTTCACCTATCGGTTGGGATGGGAATGATATTAATCCAATGGATCTCAATAACAACAGCTTAGCGGCAGAGGAGAACTGGGTAGAGGCACTTCTCGGGTTGGAGTACGATGATCCAGATTTAGACTTTGTTGCTAAAATCGCAAATATATATCCAGAGACGAATGTTCTCACGGGTTATGATCCAGGGTTGACTGACAATTGGGATTATTACATCGTTAAGACAGGTAAAATAAGCTATGCGATGCAGGATGATGGTGACGGCCTGGTGACTTGGAATGGAGCGGACTTTGATATGCAAAATGCGGTAAGTCACCTGAGCTTTTTAAGCCTGGAAAAAACAGAACCAATACCTGAGCCCGCAACGATACTCCTCATGGGTGCCGGTATGGCCGCTCTGGTTACGAGACGCAGGAAAAAGCGATAA
- a CDS encoding Lrp/AsnC family transcriptional regulator, whose protein sequence is MVTAIILIKAKRTGISDVAQKMVNISGVSEVYSVSGSYDLVAIIRVKTNDDLAVLVTDQMRSIEGIENTETMLAFKAFSQHDLDAMFSVGM, encoded by the coding sequence ATGGTTACCGCAATAATACTCATAAAGGCCAAAAGAACAGGTATATCTGATGTTGCACAAAAGATGGTCAATATCAGTGGAGTGTCAGAAGTTTACTCTGTAAGTGGGAGTTATGATCTTGTTGCAATTATCAGGGTAAAGACAAACGATGATCTAGCAGTACTTGTCACTGATCAGATGCGGTCTATTGAAGGCATAGAAAATACCGAAACTATGCTGGCATTTAAAGCGTTTTCGCAACATGACCTCGATGCGATGTTTTCAGTAGGCATGTAA